A portion of the Pseudomonas sp. GR 6-02 genome contains these proteins:
- a CDS encoding hotdog fold thioesterase, whose product MSLWRTTPNIEQLNAIQKNTIGEVLDIRFEAFDDESLTASMVIDHRTHQPYGLLHGGASVVLAETVGSMASFLCIDASKFYCVGLEINANHLRGLRSGRVTAVAKAIHIGRTTHVWDIRLTSDEGKASCVSRLTMAVVPLGEKPPAR is encoded by the coding sequence ATGAGTCTGTGGCGCACCACTCCCAACATCGAGCAGTTGAACGCTATCCAGAAAAACACCATCGGCGAAGTGCTGGATATTCGCTTTGAAGCCTTCGATGACGAGTCCCTGACCGCGAGCATGGTCATCGACCACCGTACGCACCAGCCTTATGGCTTGCTGCACGGCGGCGCTTCGGTGGTGCTGGCCGAAACCGTTGGCTCGATGGCCAGTTTCCTGTGCATCGACGCCAGCAAGTTTTATTGCGTGGGCCTGGAAATCAACGCCAACCATTTGCGCGGTCTGCGTAGCGGGCGGGTGACGGCGGTGGCCAAGGCGATTCACATTGGGCGCACCACCCATGTCTGGGATATTCGCTTGACCAGTGATGAGGGCAAGGCCAGTTGTGTGTCGCGCCTGACCATGGCGGTGGTGCCGTTGGGGGAGAAACCGCCGGCGCGATGA
- a CDS encoding NAD(P)H-dependent glycerol-3-phosphate dehydrogenase produces MTEQRPIAVLGGGSFGTAVANLLAENGHQVRLWMRDPEQAEAIRVNRENPRYLKGIKILPAVEAVTDLQATLEACDLCFVALPSSALRSVLAPYAQLLSGKMLVSLTKGIEAHTFKLMSQILEDIAPQARIGVLSGPNLAREIAEHALTATVVASEDEDLCQQVQAALHGRTFRVYASADRFGVELGGALKNVYAIIAGMAVALGMGENTKSMLITRALAEMTRFAVSQGANPMTFLGLAGVGDLIVTCSSPKSRNYQVGFALGQGLSLEDAVTRLGEVAEGVNTLKVLKAKAQEVGVYMPLVAGLHAILFEGRTLDQVIGLLMRGEPKTDVDFISPSGF; encoded by the coding sequence ATGACTGAACAGCGCCCAATTGCGGTCCTGGGAGGCGGAAGTTTTGGTACCGCCGTGGCTAATCTGCTGGCCGAGAACGGGCATCAGGTGCGGCTGTGGATGCGTGACCCCGAGCAGGCCGAGGCCATTCGGGTCAATCGCGAGAACCCGCGTTACCTCAAAGGCATCAAGATTCTTCCGGCGGTGGAGGCAGTCACAGACCTGCAAGCCACGCTGGAAGCCTGCGACCTGTGCTTCGTCGCGTTGCCCTCCAGCGCGCTGCGCTCGGTGCTGGCGCCTTACGCTCAGCTTTTGAGCGGCAAAATGCTGGTGAGCCTGACCAAAGGCATCGAAGCCCATACGTTCAAGCTGATGAGCCAGATTCTTGAAGACATCGCCCCGCAAGCGCGCATCGGCGTGCTGTCGGGACCGAACCTGGCCCGTGAAATCGCCGAGCACGCGCTGACCGCCACGGTGGTTGCCAGCGAAGACGAAGACCTTTGCCAGCAGGTCCAGGCCGCGCTGCATGGCCGGACCTTTCGCGTATACGCCAGCGCCGACCGCTTTGGCGTGGAGCTGGGCGGGGCGCTGAAAAACGTTTACGCCATCATCGCCGGCATGGCGGTGGCGTTGGGCATGGGCGAAAACACCAAGAGCATGCTGATTACCCGGGCACTGGCGGAAATGACCCGCTTCGCGGTCAGTCAGGGTGCCAACCCGATGACGTTCCTGGGGCTGGCGGGCGTCGGCGATTTGATCGTCACCTGCTCATCGCCGAAAAGCCGCAATTATCAGGTCGGGTTTGCCCTCGGCCAGGGCTTGAGCCTGGAGGACGCGGTGACGCGTCTGGGCGAAGTGGCCGAAGGCGTGAATACCCTCAAGGTGCTCAAGGCCAAGGCTCAGGAAGTAGGTGTATATATGCCGCTGGTCGCCGGATTGCACGCGATTCTGTTCGAAGGGCGCACGCTTGATCAGGTGATCGGGTTGTTGATGCGTGGCGAACCGAAAACCGACGTGGACTTTATTTCCCCCAGTGGTTTCTAA
- a CDS encoding glutathione S-transferase family protein, with product MIDLYTAATPNGHKVSIVLEELGLPYTVHALSFDKKEQKSEEFLKINPNGRIPAIVDRANGDFAVFESGAILIYLAEMTGKLLPQDPKGRSVVLQWLMFQMGGIGPMQGQANVFFRYFPEKLQGAIDRYQHETRRLYEVLDTRLQAVEFLAGEYSIADIATFPWVRGHDWSGVSVDGLPALQRWLAALEARPAVQRGLRVPERIDDASVIKGAQAMLIR from the coding sequence ATGATAGATCTGTACACCGCTGCGACCCCAAATGGCCACAAGGTCTCTATCGTGCTCGAGGAGCTCGGCCTGCCCTACACGGTGCATGCCTTGAGTTTCGACAAAAAGGAACAGAAGTCCGAGGAGTTCCTCAAGATCAACCCCAATGGCCGGATTCCGGCGATTGTCGACCGCGCCAATGGCGATTTCGCCGTGTTCGAGTCCGGCGCGATTCTGATTTACCTCGCCGAGATGACCGGCAAACTGCTGCCCCAGGATCCGAAAGGGCGCTCGGTGGTGTTGCAGTGGCTGATGTTCCAGATGGGCGGCATCGGCCCGATGCAGGGCCAGGCCAACGTGTTTTTCCGCTACTTCCCGGAAAAGCTCCAGGGCGCCATCGATCGCTATCAACATGAAACCCGACGCTTGTATGAAGTGCTCGACACGCGTCTGCAAGCCGTGGAATTCCTGGCGGGCGAGTACAGCATTGCCGATATCGCGACCTTTCCGTGGGTCCGCGGTCATGACTGGTCCGGTGTCTCGGTGGACGGCTTGCCGGCCTTGCAGCGCTGGCTGGCCGCCCTCGAGGCGCGCCCTGCGGTGCAGCGTGGTTTGCGGGTGCCGGAGCGCATCGATGATGCCAGTGTCATCAAGGGTGCCCAGGCCATGTTGATCCGATGA
- a CDS encoding TonB-dependent receptor plug domain-containing protein: MSFGSPSPRSPLVLALMFSSPLLADDLFLDNGPLPQVLTATRLKQSPAAVPGSMTVIDSELINASGARDISELLRLVPGMMVGNISGNQAAVNYHGTNASEARRMQVLIDGRSVYRAGLATVDWSDIPVAMEDIERIEVFRGPNTVSYGANALMAVVNIITRKPADSHGTRLKITRGQRGINDFYASQGMGWDSGDLRLSLSGQQDDGFDSDRTGADYRDNRRLNRFSLAVSQTLNENQSIDWQLNAKDGTNQRPYTYRPVFSGITAAGNNSDVIAKDFAGSLRWNLDINPDHSLYIQGSAQHWDRQQTWRACDAEISFSPELTQLWHLNPNYTERLARNIARFTGAPPGTAAEQDLANQVLAQWRNGANKTLCGDIDQSARESRYDLELQDTLSLSDTLRLVSGMNYRYDRADSETYFNGTLDDTTWRAFGQLEWRATEHWLLQGGAMFEDTQLTGSSLTPRLAVNYLINPRHGLRAVYSEAVRSPDMFENSVNWSYQVTNLQPSAYGQTSARYFVRTRGPGDLEQERMRSRELGYNGYFTDWGLTVDVKLFYDEINGMISEPLRNNQYIASNSNSSRFSGTETQLDWRVSSTDRLRLTYAYVDAEASNPLDAQQTARNSGSAGWLRNWGQGWNSALFYYGADALNGYRFERVDTRLAKRIGLGKANLELAGILQQRLDNQPTTFVDNNYDERRVLYFSAELEF; encoded by the coding sequence GTGTCTTTTGGCTCTCCCTCTCCTCGCTCGCCACTGGTGCTGGCGCTGATGTTCAGCTCGCCATTGCTGGCCGACGACCTGTTCCTGGACAACGGTCCGTTGCCGCAAGTGCTCACCGCGACGCGCCTGAAGCAGTCGCCGGCGGCCGTGCCGGGCAGCATGACGGTGATCGACAGCGAACTGATCAACGCCAGCGGCGCGCGGGACATCAGTGAGTTGCTGCGGCTGGTGCCGGGGATGATGGTCGGCAATATCAGCGGCAACCAGGCAGCGGTGAACTACCACGGCACCAACGCCAGCGAAGCGCGGCGCATGCAAGTGCTGATCGACGGCCGCTCGGTGTACCGCGCGGGCCTGGCCACGGTGGACTGGAGTGATATTCCGGTGGCCATGGAAGACATCGAGCGCATCGAGGTTTTCCGTGGCCCGAACACCGTCAGCTACGGCGCCAACGCGCTGATGGCGGTGGTCAATATCATCACCCGCAAACCGGCCGACAGCCACGGCACGCGGCTGAAAATCACCCGAGGCCAACGCGGCATCAACGATTTCTACGCCAGCCAGGGTATGGGCTGGGACAGCGGCGACTTGCGCCTGTCGCTGTCCGGCCAACAAGACGATGGGTTCGACTCGGACCGCACCGGCGCCGATTATCGCGACAACCGTCGTTTGAATCGCTTCAGCCTCGCCGTCAGCCAGACGCTCAATGAGAATCAGAGCATCGATTGGCAACTGAACGCCAAGGACGGGACCAACCAGCGGCCCTACACCTACCGCCCGGTGTTCTCAGGGATTACCGCCGCTGGGAACAATTCCGACGTCATCGCCAAGGACTTCGCCGGCTCGCTGCGCTGGAACCTGGACATCAACCCTGATCACAGCCTTTATATTCAAGGCTCGGCGCAACACTGGGATCGTCAGCAGACTTGGCGTGCCTGCGATGCCGAGATCTCGTTCAGCCCGGAGCTGACCCAACTTTGGCACCTCAATCCCAATTACACCGAACGCCTGGCGCGCAACATCGCTCGTTTCACCGGCGCGCCCCCCGGTACAGCGGCAGAACAAGACCTGGCCAATCAGGTTCTGGCGCAATGGCGAAACGGCGCGAACAAAACGCTGTGCGGCGACATCGACCAGAGTGCCCGAGAGTCGCGCTACGACCTCGAACTGCAAGACACCCTCAGCCTGTCCGACACGCTGCGGCTGGTCAGCGGCATGAACTATCGTTACGACCGGGCCGATTCCGAGACCTACTTCAATGGCACGCTCGACGACACCACCTGGCGGGCGTTCGGCCAACTCGAGTGGCGCGCCACCGAGCACTGGTTGCTGCAAGGCGGGGCGATGTTCGAAGACACGCAATTGACCGGCAGTTCACTGACCCCACGACTGGCGGTCAACTATCTGATCAACCCGCGCCACGGTTTGCGCGCGGTGTATTCGGAAGCCGTCCGCTCGCCGGACATGTTCGAGAACAGCGTCAACTGGAGTTACCAGGTGACCAACCTGCAACCCAGTGCCTATGGCCAGACCAGCGCCCGCTATTTCGTCAGGACCCGTGGCCCGGGTGACCTCGAACAGGAACGCATGCGTTCCCGGGAATTGGGCTACAACGGCTACTTCACAGACTGGGGGCTGACGGTCGATGTGAAGCTGTTCTACGACGAAATCAACGGCATGATCAGCGAACCGCTGCGCAACAATCAGTACATTGCCAGCAACTCAAACAGCTCACGATTCTCAGGGACGGAAACCCAACTGGACTGGCGCGTCAGCAGCACCGATCGTCTGCGCCTGACGTACGCCTATGTCGATGCCGAGGCGAGCAACCCGCTGGATGCACAACAAACGGCGCGCAACAGCGGCTCCGCCGGTTGGCTGCGCAACTGGGGCCAGGGCTGGAACAGCGCGCTCTTCTACTATGGCGCCGACGCCCTCAACGGTTACCGCTTCGAACGGGTCGACACCCGCCTCGCCAAACGTATCGGCTTGGGCAAGGCCAATCTGGAGCTGGCCGGGATCCTCCAGCAACGCCTCGACAATCAGCCCACCACTTTCGTCGACAACAACTACGACGAACGCCGGGTGCTCTACTTCAGCGCGGAGCTGGAGTTTTAA
- the sixA gene encoding phosphohistidine phosphatase SixA, whose amino-acid sequence MKLWVLRHGEAEPHGTRPDSERALTDKGRKEVKRIAAKLKGKHLTAIYASPYLRAQETAMLVRKELGFAPEIRTVEWLTPDNNPQAVAEQLVSVDHALLVSHNPLVGNLLGYLQHGHVQDPERVGTAGLAELEGDELLVGAMKLNGIKTP is encoded by the coding sequence ATGAAACTCTGGGTATTGCGTCATGGTGAAGCCGAACCTCACGGTACCCGTCCGGACTCCGAGCGGGCCCTGACCGATAAGGGGCGCAAAGAGGTGAAGCGCATCGCGGCCAAATTGAAGGGCAAACACCTGACTGCCATTTATGCCAGCCCTTACCTGCGAGCGCAGGAGACCGCAATGCTGGTGCGTAAGGAGCTGGGTTTTGCACCGGAGATTCGCACCGTCGAATGGCTGACGCCCGACAATAATCCGCAAGCAGTGGCGGAGCAGTTGGTTTCCGTGGATCACGCACTGCTGGTCAGCCACAACCCGCTGGTCGGTAACCTGCTGGGCTATTTGCAGCATGGTCACGTGCAAGACCCGGAGCGGGTCGGCACCGCCGGACTGGCGGAGCTTGAGGGCGATGAACTGCTGGTCGGGGCGATGAAGCTCAACGGCATCAAAACCCCGTAA
- a CDS encoding alpha/beta fold hydrolase has protein sequence MSQQIFFAHANGFPSGTYSKLFAALAPEYQVAHLEQHAHDPRFPADDNWSNLVDELIHHLQQQPEPVWGVGHSFGGVLHLHAALRCPELYRGVVMLDSPVLTRTDQWVIRAAKRFGFIDRLTPAGRTLGRREEFADLEAARLYFAGKTLFRGFDPECFEAYLQHGLQKVGDKLRLRFDPATEISIYRGVPHTSPGRARQLKVPLAVVRGHKSRVVMRHHARSVGRMPLGESLTLPGGHMFPLERPQDTATLLKNLFSRWDSRRQQDCA, from the coding sequence ATGTCGCAACAGATATTTTTCGCCCACGCCAATGGCTTTCCTTCGGGGACCTACAGCAAGTTGTTCGCGGCGCTGGCGCCCGAGTACCAGGTGGCGCATCTGGAGCAGCACGCCCATGACCCGCGTTTTCCGGCGGACGACAACTGGAGCAATCTGGTGGATGAGCTGATTCATCACCTCCAGCAGCAGCCGGAGCCGGTCTGGGGCGTCGGCCACTCTTTCGGCGGCGTGCTGCACCTGCACGCCGCGTTGCGTTGCCCTGAGTTGTATCGCGGCGTGGTCATGCTCGATTCACCGGTGCTGACCCGCACCGATCAATGGGTGATCCGTGCCGCCAAACGCTTCGGTTTCATCGATCGCCTGACCCCGGCCGGTCGCACGTTGGGACGACGGGAAGAGTTCGCCGATCTGGAAGCGGCCCGCCTGTATTTCGCCGGTAAAACCCTGTTTCGTGGCTTCGACCCGGAATGCTTCGAAGCCTATCTTCAACATGGTTTGCAAAAGGTCGGCGACAAGCTGCGCCTGCGTTTCGACCCGGCCACGGAAATCAGCATCTACCGCGGCGTACCGCACACCAGCCCTGGCCGCGCGCGACAGTTGAAAGTGCCGCTGGCAGTAGTTCGCGGGCACAAGAGCCGCGTGGTGATGCGTCATCACGCCCGATCCGTCGGGCGCATGCCGCTGGGCGAGTCCTTGACCCTGCCCGGTGGCCACATGTTTCCCCTCGAACGTCCACAAGACACGGCCACGCTGCTGAAGAATCTGTTCAGTCGCTGGGACAGTCGCCGCCAACAGGATTGCGCATGA
- a CDS encoding AI-2E family transporter — MVNNDRLLVQILLLVLFGASLWVMAPFWSALFWGAVLAFASWPLMRLLTRWLNGRESLAALLLTLGWMLLVAAPLVWLGFNLADHVRDATAFIKDVQVDGLPEAPVWVGSIPLVGERLVGIWNSIDQQGAAMMLAIKPYLGQVGNWLLARSAQIGGGILELTLSIVFVFFFYRDGPRLAVFVHGLLERLIGNRAGYYIELVAGTVQRVVNGVIGTAAAQAVLALIGFLIAGVPGALVLGIVTFLLSLIPMGPPLVWIPATAWLAWKGEYGMAVFLGIWGMFIISGVDNVLKPYLISRGGNLPLVIVLLGVFGGLIAFGFIGLFIGPTLLAVAYSLLTDWSKSQARVEDRRP, encoded by the coding sequence ATGGTCAATAACGATCGGCTGTTGGTGCAGATCCTGCTGCTGGTGCTGTTTGGCGCGAGTTTATGGGTAATGGCGCCGTTCTGGTCGGCGCTGTTCTGGGGGGCGGTGCTGGCGTTTGCCAGTTGGCCGTTGATGCGTCTGTTGACCCGCTGGCTCAATGGCCGTGAATCCCTGGCGGCGCTGTTGCTGACACTCGGCTGGATGCTGCTGGTGGCGGCACCGCTGGTGTGGCTGGGGTTCAACCTGGCGGACCACGTGCGCGATGCCACGGCGTTCATCAAGGATGTGCAAGTCGATGGTCTGCCCGAAGCACCGGTATGGGTGGGCAGTATTCCCCTGGTCGGCGAGCGATTGGTAGGGATCTGGAACAGCATCGATCAGCAGGGCGCGGCGATGATGCTGGCGATCAAGCCTTATCTGGGGCAGGTCGGCAACTGGTTGCTGGCGCGCAGCGCGCAGATTGGCGGCGGGATTCTCGAACTGACGCTGAGTATTGTCTTCGTGTTCTTTTTCTACCGGGACGGGCCGCGGTTGGCGGTGTTTGTCCATGGGTTGCTGGAGCGGTTGATCGGTAACCGCGCCGGGTATTACATCGAATTGGTGGCGGGCACCGTGCAGCGAGTGGTTAACGGGGTGATCGGTACAGCGGCGGCCCAGGCGGTGCTGGCGTTGATCGGCTTCCTGATTGCCGGCGTGCCTGGGGCGTTGGTGCTGGGGATTGTGACGTTTTTGCTGAGCCTGATTCCGATGGGGCCACCGCTGGTGTGGATTCCGGCCACGGCGTGGCTGGCCTGGAAGGGTGAGTACGGAATGGCGGTGTTCCTCGGGATCTGGGGCATGTTCATTATCAGCGGGGTCGACAACGTGCTTAAGCCGTACCTGATCAGCCGGGGCGGGAATTTGCCGTTGGTGATTGTGCTGCTGGGGGTGTTTGGCGGGTTGATTGCGTTCGGGTTTATCGGTCTGTTCATTGGCCCGACGTTGTTGGCCGTGGCTTACAGCCTGTTGACCGATTGGAGCAAGAGCCAGGCTCGGGTTGAAGATCGCCGGCCCTAA
- a CDS encoding DUF4892 domain-containing protein — MRSLTLLALCSFSPWLLAADTPGSQDLPIVPRITDAQIVDYRPTVELERIYPLGSIRKISGQLRFDGQVTARGQTTSVTYELPPEHSSTDAFTAAREALQKQGAELLFWCQARDCGESSLWANEVFGNAKLYGADNQQAYLLLRLAAPQENTLVALYSITRGNRRAYLHVEQFDASAPLGDLLPTSATLLRQLKSTGKLDFPKLDGDPDDTWLRLISRGLNLDTTLRVSVSGPSAEAWRQALIGQGVRTARMETGSVEGSGLHFELLR; from the coding sequence ATGCGTTCACTCACTCTGCTGGCGCTGTGCAGTTTCAGTCCCTGGTTATTGGCCGCTGACACTCCTGGCAGTCAGGACCTGCCTATCGTGCCGCGCATAACCGATGCGCAGATCGTCGACTATCGCCCGACGGTAGAACTCGAGCGGATTTACCCGCTGGGTTCGATCCGCAAGATCAGCGGCCAATTGCGTTTCGACGGCCAGGTCACCGCTCGCGGTCAAACCACCTCGGTCACCTACGAATTGCCACCGGAGCACTCCTCCACCGATGCCTTCACCGCCGCCCGCGAAGCCTTGCAGAAGCAGGGCGCCGAGCTGTTGTTCTGGTGTCAGGCCCGGGATTGTGGCGAAAGCAGCCTGTGGGCCAATGAAGTCTTCGGTAACGCCAAGCTCTATGGCGCCGATAATCAGCAGGCTTATTTGCTGCTGCGTCTGGCGGCCCCCCAAGAAAACACCCTGGTGGCGCTTTACAGCATCACTCGCGGTAATCGCAGGGCTTATCTGCACGTCGAACAGTTCGATGCCTCGGCGCCGTTGGGTGATTTGCTGCCGACGTCCGCGACGTTGCTGCGCCAGCTCAAAAGCACCGGGAAACTCGATTTCCCCAAACTCGACGGCGACCCTGACGACACCTGGCTGCGTTTGATTTCCCGAGGCCTGAACCTGGACACCACACTGCGAGTCAGCGTTTCCGGGCCCAGTGCCGAAGCCTGGCGCCAGGCGTTGATCGGCCAGGGCGTGCGCACGGCGCGGATGGAAACCGGCAGCGTCGAAGGCTCTGGCCTGCACTTCGAACTGTTGCGATAA
- a CDS encoding DUF4389 domain-containing protein: MNDPKVEEGKYESILLRVLWMIVYVLVWQVAQLILGAVVLVQLIYRLIYGAPSASLMNFGDSLSQFLAQIGRFGSFHSDQKPWPFADWPAPRTPEGEAPHVVAPAPHPARDEEPKL; this comes from the coding sequence ATGAACGATCCGAAAGTAGAAGAAGGCAAGTACGAATCCATCCTGCTGCGGGTGCTGTGGATGATTGTCTATGTGCTGGTCTGGCAAGTGGCGCAATTGATCCTCGGCGCGGTGGTGCTGGTGCAGCTGATCTATCGTTTGATATATGGCGCACCGAGCGCCAGCCTGATGAATTTCGGCGACAGCCTGAGCCAGTTTCTGGCGCAGATCGGTCGTTTCGGCAGCTTTCACAGCGACCAGAAGCCCTGGCCGTTCGCCGACTGGCCAGCGCCGCGTACACCGGAAGGTGAAGCCCCGCACGTTGTGGCGCCGGCGCCGCATCCGGCCCGAGATGAGGAACCGAAACTATGA
- a CDS encoding alpha/beta hydrolase, which yields MSSVVEEVRLSLPHIELAAHLFGPEDGLPVIALHGWLDNANSFARLAPKLNGLRIIALDMAGHGHSGHRPNGAGYALWDYAHDVLQVAEQLGWKRFALLGHSLGAIVSLVLAGSLPERVTHLGLIDGIIPPTDKGENAAERMGMALQAQLDLREKRKPVYNTLDRAIEARMKGLVAVSREAAELLAQRGLMPVPGGYTWRTDNRLTLPSPLRLTTEQAMAFVQRISCPAHLVVAADGMLAKHPELLERLPFSHEQLPGGHHLHLNDEPGAGLVADCFNRFFAVP from the coding sequence ATGAGCAGCGTTGTTGAAGAAGTTCGCCTGAGCCTGCCGCATATCGAGTTGGCGGCGCACCTGTTCGGTCCCGAGGACGGTTTGCCGGTGATTGCCTTGCATGGCTGGCTGGATAACGCCAACAGCTTTGCCCGGTTGGCGCCGAAGCTCAACGGCTTGCGCATCATCGCGCTGGACATGGCCGGGCACGGTCACTCGGGGCATCGGCCGAACGGCGCCGGTTATGCGCTGTGGGACTACGCCCACGACGTGCTGCAAGTGGCCGAGCAGTTGGGATGGAAACGTTTTGCGCTGCTGGGGCATTCCCTGGGGGCGATCGTCTCGCTGGTGCTGGCCGGGTCGTTGCCGGAGCGGGTGACTCACCTGGGGTTGATCGACGGCATCATTCCTCCTACAGACAAAGGCGAAAACGCCGCCGAACGCATGGGCATGGCCCTGCAAGCACAGCTGGATCTGCGGGAAAAACGCAAACCGGTCTACAACACCCTCGACCGGGCCATCGAAGCGCGCATGAAAGGCTTGGTGGCGGTCAGTCGCGAAGCCGCCGAACTGCTGGCCCAGCGCGGCTTGATGCCGGTGCCGGGCGGTTATACCTGGCGCACCGACAACCGCCTGACGCTACCGTCGCCGCTGCGTCTGACCACTGAGCAAGCGATGGCTTTCGTCCAGCGCATCAGTTGTCCTGCACACCTGGTGGTCGCGGCTGACGGCATGCTCGCCAAACATCCCGAGTTGCTGGAACGTCTACCCTTTAGCCATGAACAGTTGCCTGGCGGCCATCACTTGCACCTCAATGACGAACCCGGTGCCGGTCTTGTCGCAGACTGTTTCAATCGGTTCTTCGCCGTTCCTTGA
- a CDS encoding AMP-binding protein yields the protein MSAAFRLPLDVFYEREARHPRQRFLVQPTGGGQVETLTWADVGHQARCAAHWLRARELPQGSHIALISKNCAHWIIADLAIWMAGHVSVPLYPNLTAESVAQVLDHSEAALAFIGKLDDWPGMSVGIRPDLPTISLPLCPVGTFNFSWADLQRSSPIQDDPKPAADQLATIIYTSGTTGQPKGVMHSFGTLGFATTHGTRLFSLNESDRLLSYLPLCHVAERMFVELAAIYTGQTVFFAESLDTFLTDLQRARPTALFGVPRIWTKFQMGVYGKIPAKRLDFLLGLPFIGKRVGHKVLAGLGLDALRIALSGAAPVPQTLLNWYRKLGLDVLEVYGMTESCGYSHIGLPGQNNPGWIGKPCPEVEVRVEPSGEVLVRSGATMLGYFKEPLKTAESLTEDGFLRTGDKGEEDAEGNLRLTGRLKEIFKTSKGKYVAPAPIENRLAVHSRIEQVCVVGDGLSAPLGLCVLSAVGQQDASGTARAGLHSSLEQLLEEVNGVLDRHERLHRLVVVKDSWAVENGFLTPTLKIKRNMIEAAYGARFEEWSARSEAVLWQD from the coding sequence ATGTCTGCTGCTTTTCGTTTGCCACTGGACGTCTTCTACGAGCGCGAAGCCCGTCATCCGCGCCAGCGCTTTCTGGTTCAGCCGACAGGGGGTGGCCAGGTCGAGACGCTGACCTGGGCCGACGTCGGTCATCAGGCGCGCTGTGCCGCCCACTGGCTGCGGGCTCGCGAATTGCCGCAAGGCAGCCACATCGCATTGATCTCGAAAAACTGTGCCCACTGGATCATCGCCGACCTGGCGATCTGGATGGCCGGGCATGTCTCGGTGCCGCTGTACCCCAATCTGACCGCCGAATCCGTGGCTCAGGTGCTTGATCATTCTGAAGCTGCACTGGCGTTCATCGGCAAGCTGGATGACTGGCCGGGCATGTCCGTCGGGATTAGGCCTGACCTGCCGACCATCAGCCTGCCGCTGTGCCCGGTGGGCACTTTCAATTTCAGCTGGGCCGACCTGCAACGCAGCTCACCGATTCAGGACGACCCCAAACCCGCCGCCGATCAACTGGCAACCATCATTTACACCTCTGGCACCACGGGCCAGCCCAAAGGCGTGATGCACAGTTTCGGCACGCTGGGATTTGCCACCACCCATGGCACCCGGTTGTTTAGCCTGAATGAGTCGGATCGCCTGCTGTCCTACCTGCCGCTGTGCCATGTCGCCGAGCGGATGTTCGTCGAGCTGGCAGCGATCTACACCGGGCAAACGGTGTTTTTCGCCGAGAGCCTCGACACCTTCCTCACCGATTTGCAGCGTGCCCGACCGACCGCGCTGTTCGGCGTGCCACGCATCTGGACCAAATTCCAGATGGGCGTGTACGGCAAGATCCCGGCAAAACGCCTCGACTTCCTGCTCGGCCTGCCTTTCATCGGCAAACGGGTAGGGCACAAAGTCCTCGCCGGGCTGGGGCTGGACGCTTTGCGCATCGCCTTGTCCGGCGCGGCGCCAGTGCCGCAGACCTTGTTGAACTGGTATCGAAAACTGGGGCTGGACGTGCTGGAGGTGTACGGCATGACCGAAAGTTGCGGTTACTCCCACATCGGCCTGCCCGGCCAAAACAACCCCGGCTGGATCGGCAAGCCATGCCCGGAAGTCGAAGTACGGGTTGAACCATCAGGTGAAGTGCTGGTGCGCAGCGGCGCGACCATGCTCGGCTATTTCAAGGAGCCTTTGAAAACCGCCGAATCCCTCACCGAGGACGGCTTCCTGCGCACCGGTGACAAGGGCGAGGAAGACGCCGAGGGCAACCTGCGCCTGACCGGGCGCCTGAAGGAAATCTTCAAGACCAGCAAAGGCAAATACGTGGCCCCGGCGCCGATCGAGAATCGTCTGGCGGTGCATTCGCGGATCGAACAAGTGTGCGTGGTCGGCGATGGCTTGAGCGCGCCACTGGGATTGTGCGTGTTGTCGGCGGTCGGTCAGCAGGACGCCAGCGGGACGGCGAGGGCGGGTTTGCATTCAAGCCTGGAACAACTGCTGGAGGAGGTCAACGGCGTCCTCGACCGGCATGAACGCTTGCATCGGCTGGTGGTGGTCAAGGACAGTTGGGCGGTGGAAAACGGCTTCCTGACACCGACCCTGAAGATCAAGCGCAACATGATTGAAGCGGCTTACGGTGCGCGCTTCGAAGAATGGAGCGCGCGCAGCGAGGCGGTGCTGTGGCAGGATTGA